From the genome of Bactrocera oleae isolate idBacOlea1 chromosome 2, idBacOlea1, whole genome shotgun sequence, one region includes:
- the LOC106624155 gene encoding uncharacterized protein: MKRFWNLLYFSLLWMGTSVRAQSSFYRRAYYSPMSSSPTHYFTSHPGSHEFMPLSYTSDLHTEESKRKESPKKYAKKISYRHVASEEEDNSSERYGSSEFSNEAHNFNSKENDSREYTIGTQIRVQHPITVPKKSTSSHPKYSTHLPNHFKSTTYADVNLSTEAHDKKLPPSKKHIHHHKYTQFYEPDPFHMVSPPKPTLSSVSPTPSLSYNVYEPEQDEYDVHPFSSNRAKAQLRERFKGVASQKQIEKYLEDQQKLLDEALKLQLLNNPKFQHLMKSKDAERHYDEGEFEELPIDPQPPPIYRPSFDDNLTFKSNQSRRRPKGVELKRSPKSPKPPLPIVGTSKRRFRPSLVINV; the protein is encoded by the exons ATGAAGAGGTTTTGGAAT CTGCTGTATTTCAGCCTATTATGGATGGGCACTAGCGTGAGAGCGCAAAGTTCGTTTTATCGACGCGCTTATTACAGTCCCATGTCATCATCACCCACACACTACTTCACCTCACATCCCGGTAGTCATGAGTTCATGCCGCTCTCTTACACCAGCGATCTACATACCGAAGAAAGCAAACGCAAGGAATCACCGAAAAAATATGCTAAGAAAATCTCTTATCGTCATGTAGCTTCG GAGGAAGAAGACAATTCTAGTGAACGCTATGGTTCCAGTGAGTTCTCGAATGAGGCGCATAATTTCAACTCCAAGGAGAATGATAGCCGCGAGTATACAATTGGCACACAAATACGTGTGCAACATCCAATAACCGTACCGAAAAAGTCCACATCATCTCACCCGAAATATAGCACACACTTGCCTAATCATTTCAAGAGCACCACCTATGCTGATGTTAACCTTTCGACAGAAGCACACGACAAGAAGTTACCACCATCTAAGAAACACATTCACCATCATAAATATACACAATTCTATGAACCAGATCCTTTCCATATGGTATCCCCACCTAAACCTACACTCTCCTCCGTCTCACCGACCCCCAGTCTTAGCTACAATGTGTACGAGCCCGAACAGGATGAATACGATGTGCATCCATTCAGTTCTAACAGAGCTAAAGCTCAACTGCGTGAACGTTTTAAGGGTGTTGCATCGCAAAAGCAAATAGAAAAGTATTTGGAAGATCAACAAAAGCTACTCGATGAAGCGCTTAAGCTGCAATTGCTCAATAATCCGAAATTTCAACATTTGATGAAATCGAAAGATGCCGAACGCCATTATGATGAGGGTGAATTTGAAGAATTGCCTATCGATCCACAGCCTCCACCAATTTATCGCCCTAGTTTCGATGACAATTTAACATTCAAGTCGAATCAATCGCGAAGACGCCCAAAGGGTGTCGAGTTGAAGCGTTCACCGAAGTCACCAAAGCCCCCATTGCCCATAGTTGGTACGAGTAAGCGGCGATTTCGCCCATCACTTGTCATCAATGTTTGA
- the LOC138855591 gene encoding uncharacterized protein translates to MLNGKFYTGLPPSMIERGATQRNRLQSSIFWPDDTKVDSAVETRVKRRNSLQIAQAERPRLRMQSSVSGGGDADINTRQLFQKEFSKSSIEFLDNLCEETPARKPLLYRGQRRAATEVTAKPTALKLPLPENVVNAGYTTAKKKQAFTSKIEFYDYVGDELNNRNNLRRAKMDMNDKKEMERNTKNSPKLQVKNNMRDLSANEKKVDIVRVDSKTVQDNAEIQLKNNMHAETESRAQDRYATEVFDEEYEDVRHNSAGNKRNPPASVDRFRDERIRELDFLESRRTVSPEHGYRRENRLQELYEDEYGAPDYAPSGRYGRQTAVRRSNSVGRFTTPTKRILKQPARERRRYEDYVEDGYRSSEISRINERYRRRNNDVHERESYNEHDAEENLDYMEDCMRNMRVCTSPKKHVTYSHDDEMPSQSRRPIALNAQSRNRAPPPLKTAANMRTGSNNLQRQQTELRRYNSEIDLADDVNETLEQKFMENDMSGSAATIKSLNIAGIYNNKSNNRQCIEGEEHRRVVNKINNNKNNNYNNTTSRLNNQTIASAARKITPNMPTAVTTKQNADMRSAIPEAAAATGVKKHLRSSLCFNNGEIIATDDVGSTSVKAPTRNARSTSTRQRVSVGLPD, encoded by the coding sequence ATGCTGAATGGAAAATTCTACACGGGCCTGCCGCCCAGCATGATCGAACGAGGCGCGACACAGCGTAATCGCCTGCAATCAAGTATTTTCTGGCCGGATGACACTAAAGTCGACTCGGCGGTGGAGACGCGCGTCAAACGGCGTAATAGCTTACAAATTGCACAAGCCGAAAGGCCACGATTGCGCATGCAATCATCGGTGAGCGGTGGCGGTGACGCAGATATAAATACACGACAATTATTTCAGAAAGAGTTTTCGAAATCATCAATCGAGTTTTTGGATAATCTTTGTGAAGAAACGCCAGCAAGAAAACCCTTGCTCTATAGGGGTCAAAGGAGAGCAGCTACAGAGGTGACAGCCAAACCGACAGCGTTGAAATTGCCACTGCCCGAGAATGTGGTGAACGCTGGATATACCACTGCCAAGAAGAAGCAAGCGTTCACATCGAAAATCGAATTCTACGATTATGTGGGTGATGAGTTGAACAATCGAAATAATTTAAGACGCGCCAAAATGGATATGAACGATAAAAAAGAGATGGAGCGGAACACGAAGAATAGCCCTAAATTGCAAGTGAAAAACAATATGCGCGATTTAAGCGCGAATGAAAAGAAGGTAGATATAGTCAGAGTGGATAGCAAAACTGTTCAGGATAATGCTGAAATACAATTGAAAAACAATATGCACGCAGAAACGGAGAGCAGAGCGCAGGATCGTTACGCCACAGAAGTATTTGATGAAGAATACGAAGATGTTCGTCACAATTCAGCAGGAAATAAGAGAAATCCGCCTGCAAGCGTAGATCGTTTTAGAGACGAGCGCATACGTGAACTAGATTTTTTGGAAAGTAGACGAACTGTTAGTCCGGAGCATGGCTACAGGCGTGAAAATCGTTTACAAGAACTGTATGAAGATGAATATGGGGCACCTGATTATGCACCCAGTGGACGTTATGGGCGCCAAACGGCAGTGCGTCGTTCCAACAGCGTTGGACGTTTCACGACTCCAACAAAGCGCATACTAAAACAACCCGCAAGGGAGCGCAGGCGTTACGAGGATTATGTAGAAGATGGTTATAGAAGTAGTGAGATCAGTAGAATTAATGAACGTTATAGGCGCAGAAATAACGATGTGCATGAACGCGAGTCTTATAACGAGCACGATGCTGAGGAAAATTTGGACTACATGGAGGATTGCATGAGAAATATGCGCGTTTGCACATCACCAAAAAAGCATGTCACCTACTCGCACGACGACGAAATGCCAAGTCAGTCACGACGACCGATCGCATTAAACGCGCAGTCGCGTAATCGCGCGCCACCACCATTAAAAACAGCAGCAAATATGCGCACCGGAAGCAACAATCTGCAACGCCAACAAACGGAGTTACGACGCTACAATAGTGAAATAGATCTCGCAGATGATGTTAATGAGACGTTGGAGCAGAAATTTATGGAAAATGACATGAGCGGCAGTGCAGCAACAATCAAGTCATTAAATATTGCTGgcatttacaataacaaaagcaataaccGCCAGTGCATTGAGGGTGAAGAGCACAGGCGTGtggtcaataaaataaataacaacaaaaacaacaattacaataacaCAACGAGTCGTCTTAATAATCAAACTATCGCATCAGCTGCACGAAAAATCACACCAAATATGCCAACAGCCGTGACAACAAAGCAAAACGCCGACATGCGAAGCGCAATACCAGAAGCGGCGGCTGCAACGGGCGTTAAAAAACATTTGCGCAGCAGCCTCTGTTTTAACAATGGCGAGATCATTGCGACCGATGACGTCGGTTCGACGTCCGTAAAGGCACCCACGCGCAATGCGCGCAGCACGTCGACGCGTCAGCGCGTTAGTGTGGGTCTGCCCGATTAA